The Mauremys reevesii isolate NIE-2019 linkage group 7, ASM1616193v1, whole genome shotgun sequence genome includes the window gaactgcaaaagtaagcatctctgatggtatcctccagactgagcactgagtcccattgggtagataggttatttaggttaatctttctatacAGAAGCTCCtagaaccccataagattgggtccctaatccatgaactattggaactcatttacaaaacttttcttaaacattatatgactatattgtctcatactaatataattagaatttataatccctattccatgatgagatacattatagctcaaagatgtCTTAATTAAAATGATCTTTACATAGGTTTTTTACCTCaaaaaacattttatcaaaaaaatctgatttaaataaaaaaaacagattttttgtatttttttttatcattgatttttatccaccctgatttcTGCTAAATCATTACAAACAAGAAATAGCAATTTGAAAAAGTGAAGCGAAGGAGATGTTACTACTAATGGTCTGCAAAGCAGGGTGAAGCCATGCTGCCTGCAAAGAAGAAGAATTGTCTAGGGACCCCTGGACTGAAGCATCTGCCTTGCAAATAATGTGTCTGCAGTGGTCAAAAGATCTAAGTAGTAGTGTCTTGTGAAGGTGGAGCGTGGTGGCCACATGGCTGCCTGGCAGAGCTCTGATGTGGCTTTTTTGCCTTAGAGTTAGCTATAGGTGATTTAAGGTCCTTAATAATTTGGATGGAAAGAAATAAAAAGTGAGGAACATTTTCTTATTTGTGTGTGAGGCGGATATTTATAAATCTTCTGACATCAAGCTTATGCCAGAGATTGTCTTGCAGATGTTTAGCAAACATGAGGAAATAATTAATTCTTAAGAACCATGGAGAGATTACTATACTGAAGGAAGGAGTTTGTCtgagaattattttattttagtgaaGGCCTCTGTGTGATTCTTCCATGGAGAGTATTGTTATCTCTGAAACTCTCCTGTCAAAGATAATGGCTACCAGAAATCATATTTTTATTGACAGAAAGTAGATATCTTATGTGCAAGGCCTTGAAGCTAAAAAAGGAAGAAGCCCATAAAAACCAAGTTTAAATCCCATTCCAGAAAGATAGATTATCTAGGAGACTGATCCATTTAACTGCTCTCTGAAATGTGAGAATTTGGGAATGTGAAGTATTAAAAGATTCAGCATATAAatgtatagactcatagactttaaggtcagaagggaccgttatgatcatctagtctgacctcctgcacaatgcaggccacataatctcacccatccacttcaataacaaactcctaacctatgtctgagttattgaagtcctcaaattgtggtttgaagacctcaagctgcagagaatcctccagcaagtgacccgtgccctatgctgcagaggaaggtgaaaaacctccagggcctctgccaatctgccctggaggaaaattccttcccgaccccaaatatggcgatcagttaaacccaaaccaagactcaccagccagcacccaggaaagaattctctgtagtaactcagatcccatcccatcacagaccactgggcatacttacctgctgataatcaaagatcagttgccaaattaattgccaaaattaggctatcccatcataccatcccctccataaacttatccataAACTGTCCAAGTGACATTTCAGATTCAAAGCTGTACTAGACTGTAAAGCAAATGCAATGCTTTTTTAGTTTCCACACAACTAGAACACTCCTGAAAAATGGACCTTTAAGGAATAGGCTCCTAAACCTAGGGCCACAGCATCTTGCAGAAATTGTAGAATATTTGACATGTCTGTATCTTCAGGCTTCACTTTCTTTTCCTGTACTAAGTTTTTGAGAGAAATGATTTCCTGGAAGCCTATAGTATTTGAATTATTTTTAGAGAATATCATGTTTCTATTAGAATCTCCTGGTTCAGGATCCCATGAAGTTAGAGTCAGAGGTATTGGGTCCTTTGAGACAGGATGTCGACTTactgggggggttgggggagagagagagagagagagagaaacattctGAACTATGGACGTCCGTATGAGGTCTGAGTACAGTAACTGTCAGTTTAATTTTTGGACCCTCTTTTGAGAAAGGGGTGGCAGAGGGAATTGATAAAGAAGAAGTTATGTCTCCCAATGTGAGCATCTGTTTTCAGCAAGAGCCTTGGGGTCCCCTTTAAATAGCTACTCTGGCATTCCTTCTGCTGGTAAATAGGCTCATCAATGTATTGATAACGCAGCCATGGGATTTTTTCccttgggagtggggaggaaggggcaacAATggtctctgtcctccacaacccatTGGTTTCATTCCTCACCTTCCACCCTATTTGGGAATGAAACATCTTTCAGCGGGCAGGTTGGATGTGGCTCTTTCTGGACCCTATCAAAGCTGCTTATGGTGGGGTCCAAAGGAGATAACAGATTATGAGGCAGCACTTTGCACAGTGTTGCATGTTTTGACTTCTTGCCGGCATGGGAGCAAAGGGCCAAGCTTACTGCTTCAACTCTGATCCCCTGCTTGGTACTTTGTTGAATTGCCACTGACCCACCAAGCCATATCAGGATTTTTTTGTAAGAAGGAGGTCCTAGAATTTGGAGATTCCCTTCATaaaaagaggaggaaggaaaaggaaGTGCTGTTTCTCTTGTTCACAGTATACTGACCAAGAAATAGAGAATGAAAAAGAGTGCAGATTCCTCTGCTCAATGGAATTGTTATCACTGCCTAATGTTTTTAGTGTAGCAGAACTTCTTATGTAACCCACAGacatcctgtgtagttttgtttttaaatcttgtgGTTTTAAGAAACATACCAATTTTAATTTGCCAGTCTAGTGATTAATTTCAAGAATCACCGGCAACCTAACACTTCAAGCACTTGCCCTCACTAATTGCACTGCAGAACTTTCATCCTCACAATATGCTGATTGTTGCCTTTCCCCTTGACAAGCAGCAAGGTTGAACTTCCAACTAGCTTCCTTACCTCTTCTAAAATCAAAATAACCAGCCTCCACAATCAAGCCTCTGGTTCCCTCCACTAACTCTTTCTCCCTTATCCTTGCTTGGATAGAGCCCTGATGTAAACCACCTTGAAGGGTCCTAAAACTAACAACTTCTTTAGAAGCAAAAGCTCTGACCTGCTTTTCACTTGACCTATGGTTCCCTTCTGCTGCCAGATCTGTACTCCATCCCAGCCTGCTTCCCAGAATTGCTTGTGCCTGTGCCAGTACCGCTGCTAACTGTACTAAAAGCCTGGCTCACATTCCCAGTTCCCACATTCACTAATTTGCAATTGCTGTTTACCTTGTTATCCACCTTGCCTTAATGCCCATCTTCTGGGAATTCCTCATGTTTTCCCTTAACATAAGCATGACCAACTTGACAAGTGTCATCTAGTACAGCGGTAATCTACCATACTGCCATCTTCTATGTAGTACTTCTAGAGAACTGCAATTAGATATGGGCCAGATCCAAATATCCTTTAACTCTGAAGTTTGATCTTCTCAAATGGCAATTGGCTCTAAAACTTGCCAGGCTAAAAACCTGGTTCTGAAGACTTCCAAACTTAGGAATCTCAGATATGAGTTTGAATTTTGCAGCTCAAGGCCGTTGCTAGTtgcaagtattattattactctGGTAAGCTTATGATCACATGCAGGTTCTTTTTAttgcttttaatatgttttctttgtaatgctttcaccttaagaataaatgtgctgaCTTAGAAAGAGCTTTGTGGTAACTTACAACTATGGGGAATTAACCTGTTTGTAGCCTCTgatgagaaagcaaagcacagtcTAGCTTGCTGGTGAACTCCATTCAGCAGGGAACTGTGCTGCCTGGATAAACCCTGGTCAGGGAGAGATATGTGTCTCTGCCCAAGAAAGGTGACAGCTAAGAAACCAGGAGCCTACAGTGGTTGCCCTTGCTGGGCCATAGAAGGGAAAGGCCAGTGCAATTTCCCTGAATTGTGCCAGTCCCTacctctcattttttttaaaaaaaagctctgttccatagcctcctcttCTACGCGAAATATGAGAGGGGAGACGTGTGGGAAAAGGAGGCTTATTTAGTGGGACTTATTAGAGGTGTATGGTGATGCCACTAGGAATTATTTCAGATACTTGCATATGACTCTGTTTTGCATTCTGTATTTCCCTGCCTGTAACAGACAGCAGCTTACTCATGTATCTGATTTTTAATGTTCTACTTACtatatttttgaaaattaattaaaaagagCTCCTCTATGCTTCATGATCACTGTTCTAGACGAATTCAGCTACAATGCCCCACAGCTATGGTCTACACTAAATCCCTCATATTATGCcgattttaaaataaacatcagAAAAGCTTTTTACAACAATCTCTTAACAAAATAGTCTATTTGTAGTCAGTCTTTCATTTCCTGAAAGATTTGGGGGAAAGGTAATTTACAGTAGATGTTTTCTTAGTGTAAGCACCAGATGGCACTGTTGCCACGAATGTAAGGAAAAATTaatagtagagagacaaggtgagataatatcttttactggaacaacttctgttggtgaaagagacaagcccttcaggacccgaagaagagctctgtgtagcacgaaagcttgtctctaatatcctgggaccaacatggctacaacaacactgcaaaaaaacaaaacaaaccagctTTAAGTTTTTAAATGTTATCCTATGTTGTTTTATGATTATAGCACCAGGCTTTTCTAAAATATCATTAAAGATGTAAAATAGAATGTTCTTATTTGTCCGGTATCATTCAGTACTGTTTGAGTGAAACTTGTCAAGAATGTATAATACATGCAAGTGCAATGTGACATTGTAGGTTTATGATGTATTGTATTGAAGACTATAATACCATTGGGATCCTGAACAATTTTTAAGAATTACACTAAATATAttattggaaaaaaaaacctttgagtTCTTTTTTTACTGGGACtgatttttaaaagctattttctttcttctcttccctccccttcgCTGTAGGTCCTGTCTGTAGTGCATGTGTGTCTTCTTTTGGAGCAAGACCTGTGACAATCTTCAGTGGGTTTATGGTGGCTGGGGGCCTGATGATGAGCAGTTTTGCACCGAATatctattttctgtttttttcataTGGAATTATTGTTGGTAAGAAATGTCACTTGTTCATATTGAGACTAATCATTCAGAAACTGAATGTTGCATTTGTATAAAGGCTGTTATTTTCAGAATCAGGACCAGATTCTGTAAATGCTTACTCATGCAAGCAGTTCTTTCTTTAGGGCTATGTGTGGGCACAGGTGTCTGCTGCACATTTgcggttgcaggattggggccttagttaTCAAGGAATAGAGAACTGTTTATTTTAAGAATTAATGGATTGTGTTACAATACTGTCAAATACAAGGAACATGAAGGCTTTTGAGGACTCCTCAGAAGATTAGTCTCAAAACTAATGTGTTATTACCTTTCCTTGATATTGCTGATTGGTAGTGGAAGAAGGCTGAGATTGTCTATTACCCTACTTTGTTTAAGTTCTCTCCCATAGCTGTGAAGTTATAAATTTGTAAGATTAAAAGCTTATAAGGAATCATGTAGTAGAAAGAATAGTTGTTTATTAATTTTAGTTAACAAACCAGAAATCATTAGGAAATAAGTTTTCTTCATGTAACTGAATTGAAGTTACACTGATACATGAAATTGCAGTATTCCAACTAGCTAGCAACCAGCCACTCTGTTTGAAATAGTCCAATGCAGAGTAAAACAAAGGAAGGACGCATTCCTATTTGATAATGGTTGGATTAGTATTGTAATCTTAAACTACCTGGCACATAATTAGCCATCCCAGTAATTTGTAAAATCCGTCATTACAGCTGTTTGGATGGAAGCCAATGAAGCAGTAGTAATTGGTAGAGTATGTGATTCATATGGAAAACAGGAAGATTAATAGTTAAGTTTCACATTTAGGTTCCTTTTATTGTAATAGTCTTGAAAAATGACTTTATTGTTTAAAAAGTGGCAGGAGTAGCTTTAGACAGTCTGGCTATGTATGTCCAAAATTAAGGTAGTTGTGATATAGACTAAAAAAACATACAAAGAGCATTCTTGGTCTTTGCAATTTGTTGGATCTGGAGGTACAGACCAAACAAATTTATGCCATGTGATTAAAAAGTATTGCTTGAGCTTTGAAAGTAAGTCTTTAAAATTCAGAAGTCTGGTGGTGATTTGTTTTTTGGTTCTGTTTTTAAATCTGGATAGAAAGATTAATTCATATTTATAACAATGTATCTGAtgtaaggaaaaacaaacaagggAAACAAGAATGTAAACCTAAGATTGTATTTATAGGTTGATCCTTCACATCCAATCTTTAATTATATTCATTAGTGATACTGTTCTACATGTTTTAATTGAATGTTGTCAAGTATTAGCTAGTTCTTGAATTTTCTAAAAAAAGGTAAACTATGTATAAAGTTATACAGGATGCCTTATGCTTTGATAAACTTCCTATATTTGTTAGGGCTTGGCTGTGGCTTATTATATACAGCAACAGTAACCATCACCTGTCAGTATTTTGATAAACGCAGAGGCCTTGCACTTGGTTTGATTTCAACaggtatgtttttaaaatattacaaatcTCTAGTTTATAAATTATTTGTCCTAAACTGCTTACTGCTGATCTTAGTGACTAATGAAGAATCAGAAAGGATTAGTGAAAAATATCTTTAACAAAGCCAAAATTTGGGTCAATAGTTGTTAGCAGTCTATATAACTGTGAATGGTAGTGCAAAATAACAGAAATGATGCTCTAGAATAAAATGTAACCCGTTTATCATTAGAATTGCTGTTTATATAATCTTATTAGGGGACAATTAGCAAAGCTGTAGTTTAAATGGAAATTTTTCTAGACATTGTTGGTTTTGACTTTTAAAAGGACACtgaaaagtttgtttgtttgtttgttttaaaaaaaacttgaagtCAACAGCCCAAACCAAGCTACTTAAATATGTACATGGAAGGGATCCACGAAGTGTGGATCTCTTGAGACAGTTTAGCTCAGCCTCCTTCACAGCCCTGTCCCATCCATCCTCTGGTCTCCTGGAATTGTCCATCATCCTTACAGATAAGGGGTTGTAGACTGAGTAGGCCAGCATgggagtgggcagagcagggtgtAGTTGAGAGTGCACATTGTCCCACCTCTGGCCCTGTGGGTTGCATTATCTTTTTCTCTGAGTCTCCTTCTGGAGCAGTTTTGACCAGGTGTGGAGTCTTGCTGCATAGAGTCCAAATACTATCCTATCCCAGTGTCTTACTGTGGCAGGGCATGATCTGATCCAtactattttttaattttgttaaagTTGTGGTTATTTTTGGTGGTCATGTCATGTGTGGAAGACAGAATAATTCTGTGGATTTTTTTATGTCTAATTTTTCCCTAATGTGGTACAATAAAAAAAGTTCATATTTATGTCATAACTATgtagaatttaaaaaacaaacaaacccaaatttAGAAATTGGTAGACTTTCTCCATCATATTATAACAAATTTACATGACAACATCCCATTAACTTTATTCAGACAACCAGATTCAATACTGTATAAGTACTTGGAACTCCATTGACAACAGTGAAGCTGCATTCACTTAAACCAATGACTGAATTTGGCTTGAAGATTTCGTATAAAATAGTTATTTTGGTTACTTTGGTAAAGCTGTATAAAATGATCGCTTTGCAGTTATTTGTGAATGTTGCCTTTGAATATTCATGCTTGTGGTCATGCTGAGCTATAGAACCCCTCTGGCTCCAACCTCCTGTTCCTTCTGCAAAACCCCAGAGAAAAATTCTGAGAAAGATGGGCACCTGGGGTGCTTAAGCTGAGtccttattcattttttaaaaaacactgtaTTTCAAGTTGATGACGCCCTTTAGGTCATTCATTTCATATTTGTATTTTAACTTGTATTAATCCTTATTGACATGATTACTCCCAGTATGTTGTTTTCAGATAGATTGATGTGGCGAGGGTTTTCATTCACTACAAGCATagattcaaaaaaagaaaatttaactTCAAAAGGCATAACTCCCTGGATTTACACTgggatatccccagcaagccagactgcctaaacaggccagtaCCTGTGCTTTGCTTTATCTCTGATGGCTGTGACCAGTGTATTGCCCAAAATATAAGTTATCACACAGttccttctaagcaagcacattcgTACTTAAGGTAAAAACGTTACAGAGAAACCTATTAAACCAAGAAAAGAACCTACATATATGATAACGTTTACCAGAGGTCACTCCCCACTCCAGCCTAGGGCTCTGGTAGCTTTTATTCCCTCAAAACCCATAACTGGGTTTTCTGCATGGTTACAGGTTCATATTTGTCTTAAATCCAGAACTAGCACAATGGCTGTCCAGAGCAGCCATTTCTTTATAGAGCTCGGGCTTTGGCCATGGCCTTCtgtaacaggtaatcagcagacaaagACTCTCCTCGTGGTAATTTATTTGCATAGTGGGAATTGGGTAATTTTCATTAACCTCTTCCTAGGGATTCCCCAGGAAGTCCACATATTGTCCTAAAAGTCCATACTTATCTGACACATTTTCAGTATATACCTTATAATTTCCAGATTTTGTATCATTCATACAATCCCAGCCCATGATAATACATACACTTAATATAATAGAGCAATTTCCTTGAAAGACCTTATCTGTCAGTTATATTTCTCAGTCTCTTTAATATTAAAGCTTGCTATTGGAGAGCTGAGGTAACCTCATGAAATAACTTACACTGATCTTATTTCCTTTTCTAGGTTCAAGTGTTGGACTTTTTATATATGCAGCATTACAAAAAGAACTCATTGAGCTATATGGACTAGATGGATGTTTGCTAATAGTTGGTGCATTATCTCTAAATATACTAGCATGTGGAAGTCTAATGAGACCTTTGGAGTTATCTGATTCCCCTTTGCCAGAAAAATCATGCCTAGAAAAAGTTCCAGATCAATACTTGATTTACTACGAGAAGGAAAATGTTGAAGAAAATACAAGCATCCTAGAAAAGGGCTACAATGAAGAAAAATGTGTGAATAATATGTCCAGTAATGATTGCAAACAAGACAGTATTttaaataagaatggattaataTCAATACATGCAAAAGAGACAGACACTTATAAACAGAAAGTTGTAGAACAAACATACTTTTGCAAACAGCTTGCCAAGAAGAAATGGCAACTGTATTTAAACTACTGGGAAGAAacattgtttctttttaaaaacaaagtattcACATCCCTTTTTATTGCCATTTTACTTTTTGACATTGGTGGATTTCC containing:
- the SLC16A9 gene encoding monocarboxylate transporter 9 isoform X1, which codes for MVLLKSPDGGWGWVIVLVSFFTQFFCYGSPLAVGVLYLEWLDTFGEGKGKTAWIGSLASGVGLLASPVCSACVSSFGARPVTIFSGFMVAGGLMMSSFAPNIYFLFFSYGIIVGLGCGLLYTATVTITCQYFDKRRGLALGLISTGSSVGLFIYAALQKELIELYGLDGCLLIVGALSLNILACGSLMRPLELSDSPLPEKSCLEKVPDQYLIYYEKENVEENTSILEKGYNEEKCVNNMSSNDCKQDSILNKNGLISIHAKETDTYKQKVVEQTYFCKQLAKKKWQLYLNYWEETLFLFKNKVFTSLFIAILLFDIGGFPPLLLMEDVARSSNISEEEYVMPLISILGIMTAVGKLVLGVLADFKWINTLYLYVITLIMTGVALVAIPFAKSYIMLAILSGILGFLTGNWSIFPYVTTKTVGIEKLAHAYGILMFFAGLGNSLGPPIVGWFYDWTQTYDIAFCFSGLCVLLGGLLLLVAALPCWDNCNNQSAKPPPNTYSYTVASSV
- the SLC16A9 gene encoding monocarboxylate transporter 9 isoform X3 — encoded protein: MVAGGLMMSSFAPNIYFLFFSYGIIVGLGCGLLYTATVTITCQYFDKRRGLALGLISTGSSVGLFIYAALQKELIELYGLDGCLLIVGALSLNILACGSLMRPLELSDSPLPEKSCLEKVPDQYLIYYEKENVEENTSILEKGYNEEKCVNNMSSNDCKQDSILNKNGLISIHAKETDTYKQKVVEQTYFCKQLAKKKWQLYLNYWEETLFLFKNKVFTSLFIAILLFDIGGFPPLLLMEDVARSSNISEEEYVMPLISILGIMTAVGKLVLGVLADFKWINTLYLYVITLIMTGVALVAIPFAKSYIMLAILSGILGFLTGNWSIFPYVTTKTVGIEKLAHAYGILMFFAGLGNSLGPPIVGWFYDWTQTYDIAFCFSGLCVLLGGLLLLVAALPCWDNCNNQSAKPPPNTYSYTVASSV